One Streptosporangium becharense genomic window, TCAAGAACTAACTACTTTTCATCCCTGAAGCAGACATATGCCCATAGAAGATGACTATCCGCGCCTCGGGTGGCGGGAGAGTGGGAGGACGAAAGGCGACCACATGCCCGACCTCGAACCTTCCCCTCAGACGCATGGTGCCTGCGCGGTCACGACGACGCCCCCCGGGGCGGCCGTCGACCGCCCGGCCCGTCGGCGCACCGTCTCCGCCCCTCGCACCGGACCCGCGCGGCGCGGCGCGGCGCGATGGTCCTCGCCGGTTTCCAGGCGCACCGGTGGTGGAGACGACGGGGGACGGGCCGTTGCGCGACGACGGCGAGCAGACGCTGGACGGGCCGATGCACGGTGACGGCGAGCAGACACTGGGCGGGCTGGTCGCCGCCCATCACCTGGCCACCGTGGAGGACCTGCCGGGCCTGGTCGCCGGATACGCCGGCCTGATCGGCTTCTCCCAGCCGACGTTGTACGTGGCCGACCTGCAACACCAGTTCCTGGTGCCGCTGCCCGGCCAGTACGACGCCGACGGCGAGCCGCTGAAGCGCATCCGCATCGACACCACCCTGGCCGGAAGGGCCTTCCGCTCCATGGAGATCATCCAGACCCGGCTCGCGGACCCTTCCCACCACCCCGAGGACACCTCCACGCGGCTTCTCACCGAGCAGGATCCGCGGCGGTTGTGGATGCCGCTGCTGGACGGCACCGAACGCGTCGGCGCGCTCGGGGTGAACGTGTCCGGCGGTGACGAGGTCATCCGGTGGCGGGCCGCCCAGCTGGCCTCGCTGACCGCGCTGCTGATCACCAGCAAACGCGCCGCCAGCGACACCTACGCCCGGCTGGTGCGCACCCAGCCGATGCAGCTGTCCGCCGAGGTGCTGTGGACGCTGCTGCCCATGCGCACCTTCGCCACCGAGCGGGTGATGGTCAGCGCCGCGCTGGAACCGGCCTACCTGGTCGGTGGAGACGCCTTCGACTACGCGGTGGCCGGTGACACCCTGCATCTGTCGATCTTCGACGCCATGGGACACGACACCGCCGCCGGGCTGACCGCCACCATCGCGATGGGCGCCTGCCGCAACAGCCGCCGCCAGGGTGCCGGCCTGCTGGCCAGGAGCGAGGTGATCGACGCGGCGATCGCCGAGCAGTTCGGCGGCGACCGCTTCGCCACCGGCGTCCTGGCCGATCTCGACACCCGGACCGGCCTGCTGAGCTGGGTCAACCGGGGGCATCACCCGCCGCTGGTGCTGCGCGGCGGACGACTGGTGGCCATGCTGGAGGCGCCCGCCGACCCGCCGATGGGGTTCGGGATGGGCGCGTTCACCGAGCCGTCCCACTACCAGCTGGAACCCGGCGACCGGTTGCTGTTCTACACCGACGGCATCATCGAGGCCAAGAACCCCGCCGGGCAGGAGTTCGGCCTGGAGCGCTTCGTCGACTTCGTCGTCCGCCGCGAGGCCGACGGCGTGCCGCCCCCCGAGACGCTGCGCCGCCTGATCCAGACCCTCCTGGAGCACCAGCAGGACCACCTCGATGACGACGCCACCGTCCTGCTGGTCGAATGGCGCACCCAGATGTACCACCGCCTCCTGTTATGAGGCTGCGCGGGTCCGTGGGCAGGCGACTGCCGCCCGACGAGCTTCAAGACTCGGTCAAGGTGCGTTGCAGCGGCCCACATTTCCTTCCAAGTGACCTACAAGCCGGTTCCATAAACTTGTCGATGCATAGCAAACACCGACTGCTGCCGGCAGCGTTCACCGAAGGCGGACATCGTGACGCCAGGTTCACGCAAATAGCCTCGGCGTTCGCTCTGCCTGAAAACCAGCTGATCGGAGAAATCTTCATGAGAATCAAGCGGGTAATTGCCGCGGCGGCGCTGACCACCGGTGTGCTGGCCTTCGGCTCGGCTCCCGCCCACGCCATTCCCCTTCCTCCGCCGGGTGGCGCCAACCTCACCGTCATCAGCTACTACGACGGGCAGCAGCTTGTCGGGCAGAGCTGGTCCGGGTGCGGTCAGTCAGGCCAGTGGGGGACGCTGGCGGGCTCGTCCAAGGTCTCTTTCACAGCCTGCTGAGCAACGGGGTGAATGCCTGACCTCTCACGTCTCGACGCGGGAACGGCGACCTTCTGCCGTGCGACGAAATGGGCTTGAAGCGGCAGGGGCTCTTTCGGCGATCGCGCCGGGAGGGTACAAGCCGCGTGGCCCGGGTGGTGAGCGAACCGCGTGCGTAAATCCCCGGGGTCGACCACGACGGCTCCGGGGCGGCAGGCGGGTGACGAGCATCCGCACGAAAAGTCGCACCAAGGAGGCCGCAACCGTGAGCCGGCGCGACTTTTCGTGCGCGATGGCGTGAGGACCCTCGCCGCCGTCGTGACCAGGAACCCGACCGTGAGGGCAGCTGTCCGATCGGCATCGGGGCCGCGGGTAAAGGCGTGTCGCCGTGTCGCGGGCAGACGGCAACGGCCCGCCGGGAGCCGAATCGGCTCCCGGCGGGCCGGAAGTCCGCGGGCTCCCGTCCGGCCGGACGGGAGCCCGCGAACTTTCTAGTTACGGCCGCTGACGCGGACGGTGCCGGTCACGGACGGTGCCGGGCCGGTGCGCTGGTTGTCGTAGACCAGCCCGCCGTCCTTGCCCCACGCCCTCAACCGGAACCGGTCGGTGTGCGGATCCGACGCCGTGATCTCGAAGGTGACCTCGGTGGTGTCGTTGACCCGGCCGGTGCCGCGCAGCACCGCCGTGCCGTCCGCCGCGGCGAGCACCGTGTAGGCGGTGTGCCGCAGCGTGAACCCGGGGGCGTCGTAGCGCAGCTCACCGGTGGGCGCGCCGCCCTGCGACGGGTAGCCGGCGGTGACGGCGAAGGCCGCCTTGCCCGCCGCCTCGCAGGCCGCGCTCAGCCGGCACGAACCCGCCGGTGACGCCACCTGGCCCTCACCGCTCAGCGACCCGGCCCTGGCCAGGACGAGCACGTGGGCCTTCTTGGTGGTGGTGGAGGCGCCGTCGTCGTCGGTCACCGTCACCGTGACCGGGTAACGCCCGGGCTTGGTGAAGGTGTGCGTGCCGATGGTGCTCCCCTTGCCCTCGTGCCCGGCCAGGGCACCGGCGACCTTGTGGCCGTCGACGGTCCAGGTGCCCGTGTGGGTGTCGGCGGTGCCCGGATCGGTGAAGGACGCCTTCAGCGTGACCGGGACGCCCACCGCGGCGACGGTGTCGGCGGCCGGCTCCTCCAGCTTCACCTCGGGGGCGGCACCGGCGGCCTTGACCTTCAGCCGAGCGGTGCCGGTGGCGCCCCTGTCGTCGGTGACCGTCACCGTGACCGTGCGCTCACCGTCGTCGGTGAACACGTGCTCCAGCTTCAGCCGCGTGCCGTCCACGGGCAGCACCCGGGGGCCGGTGCCGTCGCCGTAATCGACGGTCGCCGTCCACGCCTTCGACCCGGGGTCGCTCAGCGACCCGGACGCCTTCCAGGCGGTGCCCTCGGTGACCTTCCCGGGTCCCGACAGCGTCACCTCGGGCGCCTGGTTCGGCGTCTGCCCGGTGACGACGGTGGCGGTGAAGACCACCGAGGTCTGCAGGCCGCCGTTGTCGCGTACCGTCACCACGACCGGATACCTGCCCGCGCTCGCCCACCGGTGCTCCAGAGTGATCTGCGCACCCTGGGCAGTGACCGCCACCGGGCCGGTGCCGTCGCCGTAGTCCACGCTCGCCGTCCAGGACGCGGAGCCGGGGTCGGACACCGGCACCACCCGCTGGAGCTTCTCGTTCACCGTCAGCTCCACGTCGGTGCCCGCGGCCGCCACCGGGGCGGTGTTGGCGGCCGGGGCGGCCGCGATGACGTAGCGGATGCCGTCGCTGTAGCCGGTGTCGCCCTTGCTGTCGGTGACCATCACCGCGGCGACCCCCTCGGAGGGGGCCCTGAACGTCCCGGTCACGGTGACGGTGCCGCCGCCGCCTTCGGCCTTCGGCGTCACCTCGACCTTGCTGGTGGGCTCGAAGTCACCCAATTCCACCCCCCACCAGACCTCGGCGGTGTGGGTGTCGGCCGGGTCGCCGTCGCTGAACGGCACGGTCAGCGTGAACGGCTGTCCCACCACGCCCGTCAACGGGCCCGCGGGAGTGTCGACCTGCGGGACGGCGTTGGATTCCTTCCCCTGGCCGGTCAGGGTCGTCACATACGACGGCTGGTCCCCGCCGGTGGTGACGGTGAGCTTCCCGCTGGCCGCTCCCACCTGGGTCGGGGCGAAGCTCACCCACATCAGGCACGTCTTGCCCGCCTCGAGCGTCGCGCCGGCGGCGGGGCAGTCGTTGGTCTGCGTGAAGGGGCCCTCGGTCTTGATGGCGGTGATCTTCATGGGGTCGCTGCTCCGGTTGGTCAGCTTCACCTCCGTCGGGTAGGCGCTGCTCGTGCCCACCCGGACGGGATCGAAGGTGATCGCGGTGCGGTTCAGCGCGTGCCGGACGGTGGCGGTGGCCTCGGCCCTGTTGTTGCCTCTGGCGGGGTCGGTCACGTCCAGGGTGTGCGCCGTCGCCGAGGTCTTGACCTCGACACCGTCGCCGGCGCCGGCGGGGATGGTGGCGGTCACCGTGACGGTGGCGCTCCCGCCCGGCTCCAGGACCTTGACCGTGTTGCGGAACCCGCCGCCGCTCTTGAACGGGGTGCACAGACCCCGCGAGGTCTCACACACTCCCCCCGAGAACGCGGGAACGACCATGTCCAGCTGGACGCCGGTCGCGGTGTCGGGACCCTTGTTGGTCACGGTGCTGGTCCACGTGACGCTCGCGCCCGGGCCGAACTCGGCCGAGGAGACCTTGTGCGTGACCTCCAGATCCGCCCGCGGGGCGGACGGGGTCAGCAGGTAAGCCCGCTCCCCCTGTGAGCCGGTCCCGTCCTTGATGAAACCGCGCGCCAGGATCTGGCCCGAGGAGTTGACGTCCGCCACCGAGATCAGGCGCATGCAGGGCACCGCCCCCTCGGCGCACGCGGGCAGGGGAAGCAGGTCCTGCAGGTTGTAGCGCCGCTCCTGCAGCCACACGACCGGCGTGTCGTTCTGCTGACCGGTGAAACCGGCCACCAGGCCGTGGTCGTTGACGGCGTACGCCCTGCCCTCACCCAGGTCGGTGCGCCGGCCGTCCTGCCAGGTGTAGGCATGCGTGGTGAGCTTCCCGTCGGTGTCGCACATCGCCTCGCCGACCGCCAGGCCGCCGGCGTTGACGTCATGGGCGACGCCGCCCTCGCGCGTGCACTTGGGGATCTCCAGCGGCGTGGTCACCCCGTCGTGGTGAACGGCCGGGCCCCACCCGGTGGCTTTACCGGAAGGGTCCTGCTCCTTGACATAGGCACCGGCGGCCATCCCCCGGTCGTTGATCCGGCCGCCCCCGACGCTGCTGGTGTATAGCGGGGTGTCGGGCAGCCGCCGGAACTCCCTGCCGTTCCATATCCAGTGGTAGCCGTCGCTGCCGTCCCACTTGCCGATACGGCCGAGCACCTGACCGGTGTCGTTCAGGCCCACCGCGGCACTGGACGTCGACGCGTCGTCGCTGGAATGCAGGTCCGTGACCGACCCGCCGCGGTAGACCACCGCGTGCTCGCGCAGCACGTCGTTCTGCCACTTCTCGGCCCAGCCGGCCACGTCGCCGGCCTCGTTGATGTCCGTGGCGCCCGACGGGCAGCGGGCCTTGCCCGACCCCTCGCACGACAGGCCGCCCAGGTCGGTGAACACACCGTCCTGCCAGCGCACGGCCCGCCGGTCATCGCCCCTTCCCACCGTGGCGGCGACCTGACCGTGGTCGTTCAGCGCGACCGGCTCGGTCTGATCGGCGGTGTAGCCGGGCAACGCGCCAAGCTCGGTCACCGTGTAGGAGCCGAACCTGGCCTGCACCGTGTGCGGGCCGTCCATGACGACGGTCAGCGCACCCGGACCCCGCTCCTGGCCGTCGATCACCCATCCGATCAGGATGCGTCCGGCCTCGGGGGTCGCGGTCAGCGTCACCTCGGTCCCGGCCCGGTACTTCTCCTGCGCCGGCGACGCCGACACCGACCCGCCCGGCCCGGCCGACAGCGTCAGCTCGAACTCACGGGTGTCCGGCTTGGCCACGAGCTCGCGGTCGGTCCGCAGCCCCTTGGCCGTCTCCGTCTTGACCACGACGTAGTACCGGTCACCAGGCAGCGCCTCGGTGCGCGCGCCGTAGACACCGTCGCCGGCGGCGCCGTCCCCGCTGTTGCCGTCATCGTTCAGCGTCATGGCGACGCGGTCCGG contains:
- a CDS encoding PP2C family protein-serine/threonine phosphatase, with product MVETTGDGPLRDDGEQTLDGPMHGDGEQTLGGLVAAHHLATVEDLPGLVAGYAGLIGFSQPTLYVADLQHQFLVPLPGQYDADGEPLKRIRIDTTLAGRAFRSMEIIQTRLADPSHHPEDTSTRLLTEQDPRRLWMPLLDGTERVGALGVNVSGGDEVIRWRAAQLASLTALLITSKRAASDTYARLVRTQPMQLSAEVLWTLLPMRTFATERVMVSAALEPAYLVGGDAFDYAVAGDTLHLSIFDAMGHDTAAGLTATIAMGACRNSRRQGAGLLARSEVIDAAIAEQFGGDRFATGVLADLDTRTGLLSWVNRGHHPPLVLRGGRLVAMLEAPADPPMGFGMGAFTEPSHYQLEPGDRLLFYTDGIIEAKNPAGQEFGLERFVDFVVRREADGVPPPETLRRLIQTLLEHQQDHLDDDATVLLVEWRTQMYHRLLL
- a CDS encoding PKD domain-containing protein, with the translated sequence MSWLFSRASARRIAIPALVAVLGSLALPASAIAAPTPPPSPSPSPKIAEEPDGLKLTHLGALNTSDGHLGKINSKGQVAGYVQNPETGKANAVLFSAGSTVNIHAALGNPDRGSQAVEVNDDGTVIGRVASQGGVPYADTFVYKDGKTTRLGLLYGSGINNRGQITGYEWIRDPDGSILNLAAFAGQDIEAYSLNESGEVVGMADMDPEKDVDKFRAFRTEPGKPLNPIKDRLNFVGETIATDVNDNGQVAGAGTDANDVHRPLIWDEGGDATVMKTPADRGGTVNAINNAGVGVGMMKAADDAPRAALYQNGQGIDLTDLVRAAGYDVTLRHATGINDRGQIAVVGRWGKQTTWDHAFLLDLGVRPVIGSLTIETQRYPSTEWNPVPDGAGSTVEGNKVRVVAQVTNPSDFLMQAEVGLVDDITGRSLISGRQVVELEPHKTVTVREEWDTNGWAWERGPKPQSDRTVSAKLYHGGRLVDSAIEPIVVLPKPVVAVHGWRSDAEDSWGTYNEMMKRLGHPQGHVWAVGDDQAEGRMDTGEPWNPLDETYSIRQNADELAIYVEDVRKKTGAFHVNMVAHSMGGLIARQYIQTQMPMTTGVRPAVSRLIGLGIPNGGSPCADRIVEEAITKELTPWYPSVIELTTDYLDGDDEQPRSGFNDRITNLKHVLASNLVGTDLPVICTSEKYPLPSLGDGVVPWWSALNLLLTPGWDDHHPLPYAWHSSMTSSENVFKEYVLPRLAYSVPFSNGTNGELTATGEKGTAPTGAAAPTDEGAEQNVSLSTFDGPTATVEPGQTAKVPLQVPQGLAFGVTGVLLPETVGLALRDPSGKVTTSYAAGSDAAKQLFQGLSVTGQQAGAWTLEITNTAAQAVKADLAAWVTGNPVKVAAKAEVAQDGRVTVTATVTDDGQPVTGVPVKAWLVGIESKPDRVAMTLNDDGNSGDGAAGDGVYGARTEALPGDRYYVVVKTETAKGLRTDRELVAKPDTREFELTLSAGPGGSVSASPAQEKYRAGTEVTLTATPEAGRILIGWVIDGQERGPGALTVVMDGPHTVQARFGSYTVTELGALPGYTADQTEPVALNDHGQVAATVGRGDDRRAVRWQDGVFTDLGGLSCEGSGKARCPSGATDINEAGDVAGWAEKWQNDVLREHAVVYRGGSVTDLHSSDDASTSSAAVGLNDTGQVLGRIGKWDGSDGYHWIWNGREFRRLPDTPLYTSSVGGGRINDRGMAAGAYVKEQDPSGKATGWGPAVHHDGVTTPLEIPKCTREGGVAHDVNAGGLAVGEAMCDTDGKLTTHAYTWQDGRRTDLGEGRAYAVNDHGLVAGFTGQQNDTPVVWLQERRYNLQDLLPLPACAEGAVPCMRLISVADVNSSGQILARGFIKDGTGSQGERAYLLTPSAPRADLEVTHKVSSAEFGPGASVTWTSTVTNKGPDTATGVQLDMVVPAFSGGVCETSRGLCTPFKSGGGFRNTVKVLEPGGSATVTVTATIPAGAGDGVEVKTSATAHTLDVTDPARGNNRAEATATVRHALNRTAITFDPVRVGTSSAYPTEVKLTNRSSDPMKITAIKTEGPFTQTNDCPAAGATLEAGKTCLMWVSFAPTQVGAASGKLTVTTGGDQPSYVTTLTGQGKESNAVPQVDTPAGPLTGVVGQPFTLTVPFSDGDPADTHTAEVWWGVELGDFEPTSKVEVTPKAEGGGGTVTVTGTFRAPSEGVAAVMVTDSKGDTGYSDGIRYVIAAAPAANTAPVAAAGTDVELTVNEKLQRVVPVSDPGSASWTASVDYGDGTGPVAVTAQGAQITLEHRWASAGRYPVVVTVRDNGGLQTSVVFTATVVTGQTPNQAPEVTLSGPGKVTEGTAWKASGSLSDPGSKAWTATVDYGDGTGPRVLPVDGTRLKLEHVFTDDGERTVTVTVTDDRGATGTARLKVKAAGAAPEVKLEEPAADTVAAVGVPVTLKASFTDPGTADTHTGTWTVDGHKVAGALAGHEGKGSTIGTHTFTKPGRYPVTVTVTDDDGASTTTKKAHVLVLARAGSLSGEGQVASPAGSCRLSAACEAAGKAAFAVTAGYPSQGGAPTGELRYDAPGFTLRHTAYTVLAAADGTAVLRGTGRVNDTTEVTFEITASDPHTDRFRLRAWGKDGGLVYDNQRTGPAPSVTGTVRVSGRN